From Corvus moneduloides isolate bCorMon1 chromosome 4, bCorMon1.pri, whole genome shotgun sequence, one genomic window encodes:
- the LEP gene encoding LOW QUALITY PROTEIN: leptin (The sequence of the model RefSeq protein was modified relative to this genomic sequence to represent the inferred CDS: deleted 1 base in 1 codon): MRGPGVSLWALLCLAVALAGGRPARLERVRADARALTRTLSARLQQLQLFPLTLRVTGLEGVPEGGLPDGGVPAGLAGAAQRLQLFQRLLAALAGGDLRLAQVANDLENLRSLLAVLAALLGCPPPRDPPVAPPAPLAEAPHTVAGVALARLRGCLEGVAARLEGVPAC, encoded by the exons ATGCGGGGTCCCGGCGTGTCCCTGTGGGCGCTGCTGTGCCTGGCGGTGGCGCTGGCCGGGGGTCGCCCCGCGCGGCTCGAGAGGGTCCGGGCGGACGCGCGGGCCCTGACCCGGACCCTCAGCGCGcgcctgcagcagctccag CTGTTCCCGCTGACCCTGCGCGTCACCGGCCTGGAGGGGGTCCCGGAGGGGGGGCTCCCGGAc gggggggtcccggcggggctggcgggggctGCGCAGCggctccagctcttccagcGGCTCCTGGCGGCGCTGGCCGGGGGCGACCTGCGGCTGGCCCAGGTGGCCAACGACCTGGAGAACCTGCGCAGCCTCCTGGCCGTGCTGGCggccctgctgggctgccccccgccccgcgACCCCCCCGTCGCCCCCCCCGCGCCGCTGGCCGAGGCCCCGCACACGGTGGCCGGGGTGGCCCTGGCGCGGCTCCGGGGGTGCTTGGAGGGGGTCGCCGCCCGCCTCGAGGGGGTCCCCGCGTGTTAA
- the RBM28 gene encoding RNA-binding protein 28, translating to MAAPEPRTVLVRGLPPGATAALLERLFGHLGPLRRCFVVTEKGSPKCRGFGYVTFSLPEDAARALREPPELGGRRLGVTPARPRPRPEGKGKEKGEPPPGPPRPKKPRGPSRKARLILRNLSFQCSEDELRGLFTPFGPVLELNLPRKPDGTPRGFAFVQLRNLREAAAALGGLNGAQLRGRPLAVDWAVAKDKYQETQGPPKTPEGEGREKEKGEEKEEEEEELEEEEEDEEEEKEEEDEEEEEEEEEEEEEEAARPPRRTPKVGSGVRAGLERGKKKKEEEEEEEDEDEEKEEEEEEEEEDEDEEDGEEEPPRKRRQRPSDVAEGRTVFIRNLSFDTEEEELEETLQRFGGVCYVRLVLHPHTGTPKGSAFAQFETPEGAQKCIEAAQEGPEGGGLRVGGRLLRVDPALSRDQARGLQGTSGGARPRTGTRNLYLAREGAIRPGSRAAEGVSDSDMAKRARFEELKRRRLQDPNVGVSRTRLCLHNLPKALDSARLRALLRGLLRAPGATAPLIKECRVMRELRGQGRSLGFAFVEFGEHEEALGALRRLNNNPELFGAHKRPIVEFALEDRRKLRLREQRIQRGLLKAKAKAAAGPPDPPQAPPAPPQGRPDPPAGSGGTQDPSRPPPGTPPGAPWAGFRTQSPGQGGAPGAPRPKVLALPSHRGPKIRKRDKGKAQPPPKPPKAPKASRRREKLRAPPPQSQRRRRGGPGGAEARFQELVERYKRKILGSNPPTARGGKWFES from the exons ATGGCGGCGCCCGAGCCCCGCACGGTGCTGGTGCGGGGCCTCCCTCCTGGCGCCACCGCCGCGCTCCTGGAGCGGCTCTTCGGGCACCTGGGGCCGCTCCGCCGCTGCTTCGTGGTCACCGAGAAGG gTTCCCCAAAATGCCGCGGGTTCGGGTACGTGACCTTCTCGCTGCCCGAGGACGCGGCGCGGGCGCTGCGGGAGCCCCCCGAGCTGGGGGGGCGGCGCCTGGGGGTgaccccggcccggccgcggccccggcccgaggggaaggggaaggagaagggggagccgcccccgggccccccccggCCCAAGAAGCCGCGGGGCCCCTCCCGCAAGGCGCGGCTGATCCTGCGCAACCTCAGCTTCCAG TGCTCCGAGGATGAGCTCCGGGGTCTCTTCACCCCCTTCGGCCCCGTCCTGGAGCTGAACCTGCCCCGGAAGCCTG ACGGGACCCCGAGGGGCTTCGCCTTCGTCCAGCTCCGGAACCTCCGGGAGGCGGCCGCGGCGCTGGGGGGGCTCAACGGGGCCCAGCTCCGAG gGCGGCCGCTGGCCGTGGACTGGGCCGTGGCCAAGGACAAGTACCAGGAGacacagggacccccaaaaacGCCCG agggggagggaagagagaaggaaaaaggggaagagaaagaggaagaggaagaggagcttgaagaagaggaggaagatgaagaggaagaaaaagaagaggaggatgaagaggaagaagaagaggaggaggaagaagaggaggaagaagctgCTCGGCCTCCCCGGCGGACCCCAAAAGTGGGGTCAGGGGTCAGAGCTGGGCTAGAGcgtgggaagaagaagaaggaagaggaggaggaggaggaagatgaagatgaagaaaaagaggaggaggaggaggaggaggaggaggatgaggatgaggaggatggggaag AGGAGCCCCCCCGCAAGCGCCGGCAGCGCCCGTCGGACGTGGCCGAGGGCAGGACCGTGTTCATACG GAACCTCTCGTTTGACaccgaggaggaggagctggaggagaccCTGCAGCGGTTCGGGGGGGTCTGCTACGTCCGGCTGGTGCTGCACCCCCACACCGGCACCCCCaaag GCTCTGCCTTCGCCCAGTTCGAGACCCCCGAGGGGGCCCAGAAATGCATCGAGGCTGCCCAGGAGGGGCCTGAG GGCGGGGGGCTGCGAGTGGGGGGGCGGCTGCTGCGCGTGGACCCCGCCCTGAGCCGGGACCAGGCCCGGGGGCTCCAGGGGACCTCCGGGGGGGCCCGGCCCCGAACCGGCACCAGGAACCTGTACCTGGCCCGGGAGGGGG CCATCCGCCCAGGCTCCCGCGCAGCCGAGGGCGTCAGCGACTCGGACATGGCCAAGCGGGCGCGG TTCGAGGAGCtgaagcggcggcggctgcaggACCCCAACGTGGGCGTGTCGCGGACGCGGCTGTGCCTGCACAACCTCCCCAAGGCGCTGGACTCGGCGCGGCTGCGCGCGCTGCTCAGGGGGCTCCTGCGGGCCCCCGGGGCCACAGCCCCCCTCATCAAGGAG TGCCGGGTGATGCGGGAGCTGCGGGGCCAGGGCCGATCTTTGGGGTTCGCCTTCGTGGAGTTCGGGGAGCACGAGGAGGCCCTGGGGGCCCTGCGGCGCCTCAACAACAACCCTGAGCTCTTCGGGGCCCACAAG CGCCCGATCGTGGAGTTCGCGCTGGAGGACCGGCGGAAGCTGCGGCTGCGGGAGCAGCGGATCCAGCGGGGCCTG ctcaAGGCCAAGGCCAAGGCGGCCGCGGGACCCCCGGACCCCCCCCAggcacccccggcccccccccaGGGGCGCCCAGACCCCCCCGCAGGCTCGGGGGGCACCCAGGACCCCTCCCGGccccccccggggaccccccccGGGGCCCCCTGGGCCGGGTTCCGCACGCAGAGCCCGGGCCAGGGGGGGGCTCCGGGCGCCCCCCGCCCCAAGGTGCTGGCGCTGCCCTCCCACCGCGGCCCCAAGATCAG GAAACGGGACAAGGGGAAGGCCCAGcccccccccaagccccccaaagcccccaaGGCCTCTCGGCGGCGGGAGAAGCTCCGGGCGCCCCCCCCCCAG agccagcggcggcgccgggggggccccgggggggcCGAGGCGCGGTTCCAGGAGCTGGTGGAGAGGTACAAGAGGAAGATTTTGGGGAGCAACCCCCCCACGGCACGGGGGGGGAAGTGGTTCGAGAGCTGA